Sequence from the Wielerella bovis genome:
TTATCGGAGTGATTTGATTTTTAATGATTTTATTGCAAAATTATCTGAACATCCTTTGGTGGGCGAATACATTGAAAAATTGCGTTTTGTACCGATTACTACGCGCGAAAATGATGCCGAAACTTTGCATTTCAGGCTGCCTGAAAGTTTGAAAAATGGTAGTTTGGCACAAGCATTGGGTTTGGAGTTTAGTCGTGAACACAGTCGTTTTATGATTTGTGGCAATCCAGAAATGGTGCAAGATACTTTTAAAACATTGTTGGAACAAGGGTTTGCCATGCACAGGAATAAATTAGCAGGGCAGATTATTTTGGAAAATGGGTTTTAGATAATGAATTGAAAGGCAGCCTGAAAAACATTTTTCAGGCTGCCTTTATTATTTATTAAGTAACTGATATTGCACACGAATAAATTCATCTAATACTGCTTGCTGAATATCCAATCGCTGACTGATGGGCGAAGCAAATCGCACTACCAAACAGTACACTTTATCATCATGTGGCACGCGGCTAATGCGTGTTCGGGCGGCAGGTGTAATGAAAAATTGTTGCACTTTCACGGCTTCAAAATAAGCGGCGATTTCTTGCGTATAGGGCGAGCAATGTTTATCTAATACGGTTTGCAAGCGTGGAATAATCGCGTCTGAATCCAAATGAATTGGCACAGGAATATCAAACGTATGCACCACATAATCGCCCAAAATATTGTCGCGCTGAACGGCAAGGCTCAATAGTAAGCTGTTGGGAAATGATACGGAGCGTCCCGATAAATGTCCCACATGGGCGTTGGGTCCAATTTGCATCATCAGCGTGTTAAACAAATTGATGTCCACCACGCGTCCGCGAATTTGTCCAATTTCAATGTAATCACCAACCGAATATTGGCGTGTAACAAAACGCAATAGGCTGCCTGAAAGACACATAATCAATTCTTTGGTTGCAATAACGGTTGCCGCTGCCAATGCCACCATAGACAAAGCAAAGGTTTGGATTTGTGTCGCCCAAACCATAAACAGCCCAAGTAAGCCGATAATCAATGCAACATTGCGACTCATGACTAAGGCGCGGCGTTTGCGTTCCACTTCCCAAGTTGGATGACTTTGGAAATAGAGTCGCAACCACATATGTCGTGCAGCCCATACCAAAGGAATCCATATCAAAGAATAAATCCATTCATTTGAAAGTGGAATTTTAGAAAGCAGGGTGTGTAGAGATTTGATGAAAGCATCCATTTTTCATTTAACTTTTTGATTTTTTGTTTAAAAGTAGTATAAATATTTGAATTTATTCTATGTTTGTTGGTTTCAGGCAGCCTGAAAATTATTGCCCTGATTTGCCTTTCAACATATCCAACATATTACCCAATCGTTCCCGTCCTTCCGCTTTGGACACAATCGGCGCACCGCCTTTGCGCCCCAAAATTTCCACATCATTGCCTGCCATTTCATCAAAAAAACGACTTGGTTCGGGAAATTGCCACACACCTTGACGTTTGCGTTTGATGCAATGCGTCATGGTTAATTGCTGTTTGGCGCGGGTAATGCCGACATACATCAAGCGGCGTTCTTCTTCCAAAGCTTCATTTTCCAAACTATCAGCGTGTGGAAACAAGCCTTCTTCGCAGCCAACCAAATACACAAATGGATATTCCAAGCCTTTGGATGCGTGTAAAGTGGATAATT
This genomic interval carries:
- a CDS encoding mechanosensitive ion channel family protein, translating into MDAFIKSLHTLLSKIPLSNEWIYSLIWIPLVWAARHMWLRLYFQSHPTWEVERKRRALVMSRNVALIIGLLGLFMVWATQIQTFALSMVALAAATVIATKELIMCLSGSLLRFVTRQYSVGDYIEIGQIRGRVVDINLFNTLMMQIGPNAHVGHLSGRSVSFPNSLLLSLAVQRDNILGDYVVHTFDIPVPIHLDSDAIIPRLQTVLDKHCSPYTQEIAAYFEAVKVQQFFITPAARTRISRVPHDDKVYCLVVRFASPISQRLDIQQAVLDEFIRVQYQLLNK